Proteins co-encoded in one Anguilla anguilla isolate fAngAng1 chromosome 16, fAngAng1.pri, whole genome shotgun sequence genomic window:
- the isl2a gene encoding insulin gene enhancer protein isl-2a isoform X3, with product MVDIIFNSSFLGDMGDHSKKKSGIAMCVGCGSQIHDQYILRVSPDLEWHAACLKCAECSQYLDETCTCFVREGKTYCKRDYVRLFGIKCAKCNLGFSSSDLVMRARDNVYHIECFRCSVCSTQLLPGDEFSLREEELLCRADHSLLMERGSAGSPLSPGHIHSSRPLHMAADPVTVRQPPHRNHVHKQSEKTTRVRTVLNEKQLHTLRTCYNANPRPDALMKEQLVEMTGLSPRVIRVWFQNKRCKDKKKSILIKQLQQQQHSDKTNLQGLTGTPLVAGSPIRHDSAVQGNPVEVQTYQPPWKALSEFALQSDLEQPAFQQLVSFSESGSLGNSSGSDVTSLSSQLPDTPNSMVPSPVET from the exons ATGGTGGATATTATTTTCAATTCTTCTTTCTTGGGTGATATGGGGGATCATTCCAAAA AGAAGTCTGGAATCGCTATGTGTGTAGGCTGTGGAAGTCAGATTCATGACCAGTACATACTAAGAGTTTCCCCTGATTTGGAGTGGCACGCAGCCTGCCTAAAATGTGCCGAATGCAGTCAGTACCTGGATGAAACGTGCACTTGCTTCGTCCGGGAAGGCAAGACATATTGCAAAAGAGATTATGTAAG GTTGTTTGggataaaatgtgcaaaatgtaaCCTCGGCTTCAGCAGCAGCGACCTGGTGATGAGGGCTCGAGACAACGTGTACCATATCGAGTGCTTCAGGTGCTCGGTGTGCAGCACGCAGCTGCTGCCCGGCGACGAGTTCTCGCTGCGCGAGGAGGAGCTGCTCTGTCGGGCCGACCACAGCTTACTAATGGAGCGAGGTTCCGCGGGCAGTCCGTTAAGCCCCGGACATATTCACTCTAGCAGGCCCCTTCACATGGCAG CAGATCCAGTAACAGTCAGACAGCCACCGCATCGAAACCACGTCCACAAGCAATCTGAGAAGACCACTCGCGTGCGGACGGTGCTGAATGAGAAACAACTCCACACCCTACGGACTTGCTACAACGCCAATCCACGGCCGGATGCTCTAATGAAGGAACAGCTAGTTGAAATGACTGGTTTGAGTCCGAGGGTCATACGAGTTTGGTTCCAAAACAAACGGTGTAAAGACAAGAAGAAGTCTATCCTCATTAAGCAACTTCAGCAACAGCAACACAGTGATAAAACT aATCTACAAGGACTCACAGGCACACCTCTTGTAGCAGGCAGCCCTATCAGACACgacagtgcagtgcagggtAACCCAGTGGAGGTGCAAACCTATCAGCCACCTTGGAAAGCACTGAGCGAGTTTGCCTTGCAGAGCGACCTGGAACAACCAGCCTTTCAGCAGTTG GTATCTTTTTCGGAATCTGGCTCCCTGGGTAATTCTTCTGGCAGCGACGTGACTTCTCTATCCTCGCAGCTCCCTGACACTCCTAACAGCATGGTACCGAGCCCCGTCGAGACGTGA
- the isl2a gene encoding insulin gene enhancer protein isl-2a isoform X2, which yields MVDIIFNSSFLGDMGDHSKKKSGIAMCVGCGSQIHDQYILRVSPDLEWHAACLKCAECSQYLDETCTCFVREGKTYCKRDYVRLFGIKCAKCNLGFSSSDLVMRARDNVYHIECFRCSVCSTQLLPGDEFSLREEELLCRADHSLLMERGSAGSPLSPGHIHSSRPLHMADPVTVRQPPHRNHVHKQSEKTTRVRTVLNEKQLHTLRTCYNANPRPDALMKEQLVEMTGLSPRVIRVWFQNKRCKDKKKSILIKQLQQQQHSDKTVSIFNLQGLTGTPLVAGSPIRHDSAVQGNPVEVQTYQPPWKALSEFALQSDLEQPAFQQLVSFSESGSLGNSSGSDVTSLSSQLPDTPNSMVPSPVET from the exons ATGGTGGATATTATTTTCAATTCTTCTTTCTTGGGTGATATGGGGGATCATTCCAAAA AGAAGTCTGGAATCGCTATGTGTGTAGGCTGTGGAAGTCAGATTCATGACCAGTACATACTAAGAGTTTCCCCTGATTTGGAGTGGCACGCAGCCTGCCTAAAATGTGCCGAATGCAGTCAGTACCTGGATGAAACGTGCACTTGCTTCGTCCGGGAAGGCAAGACATATTGCAAAAGAGATTATGTAAG GTTGTTTGggataaaatgtgcaaaatgtaaCCTCGGCTTCAGCAGCAGCGACCTGGTGATGAGGGCTCGAGACAACGTGTACCATATCGAGTGCTTCAGGTGCTCGGTGTGCAGCACGCAGCTGCTGCCCGGCGACGAGTTCTCGCTGCGCGAGGAGGAGCTGCTCTGTCGGGCCGACCACAGCTTACTAATGGAGCGAGGTTCCGCGGGCAGTCCGTTAAGCCCCGGACATATTCACTCTAGCAGGCCCCTTCACATGGCAG ATCCAGTAACAGTCAGACAGCCACCGCATCGAAACCACGTCCACAAGCAATCTGAGAAGACCACTCGCGTGCGGACGGTGCTGAATGAGAAACAACTCCACACCCTACGGACTTGCTACAACGCCAATCCACGGCCGGATGCTCTAATGAAGGAACAGCTAGTTGAAATGACTGGTTTGAGTCCGAGGGTCATACGAGTTTGGTTCCAAAACAAACGGTGTAAAGACAAGAAGAAGTCTATCCTCATTAAGCAACTTCAGCAACAGCAACACAGTGATAAAACTGTAAGCATTTTT aATCTACAAGGACTCACAGGCACACCTCTTGTAGCAGGCAGCCCTATCAGACACgacagtgcagtgcagggtAACCCAGTGGAGGTGCAAACCTATCAGCCACCTTGGAAAGCACTGAGCGAGTTTGCCTTGCAGAGCGACCTGGAACAACCAGCCTTTCAGCAGTTG GTATCTTTTTCGGAATCTGGCTCCCTGGGTAATTCTTCTGGCAGCGACGTGACTTCTCTATCCTCGCAGCTCCCTGACACTCCTAACAGCATGGTACCGAGCCCCGTCGAGACGTGA
- the isl2a gene encoding insulin gene enhancer protein isl-2a isoform X1, which produces MVDIIFNSSFLGDMGDHSKKKSGIAMCVGCGSQIHDQYILRVSPDLEWHAACLKCAECSQYLDETCTCFVREGKTYCKRDYVRLFGIKCAKCNLGFSSSDLVMRARDNVYHIECFRCSVCSTQLLPGDEFSLREEELLCRADHSLLMERGSAGSPLSPGHIHSSRPLHMAADPVTVRQPPHRNHVHKQSEKTTRVRTVLNEKQLHTLRTCYNANPRPDALMKEQLVEMTGLSPRVIRVWFQNKRCKDKKKSILIKQLQQQQHSDKTVSIFNLQGLTGTPLVAGSPIRHDSAVQGNPVEVQTYQPPWKALSEFALQSDLEQPAFQQLVSFSESGSLGNSSGSDVTSLSSQLPDTPNSMVPSPVET; this is translated from the exons ATGGTGGATATTATTTTCAATTCTTCTTTCTTGGGTGATATGGGGGATCATTCCAAAA AGAAGTCTGGAATCGCTATGTGTGTAGGCTGTGGAAGTCAGATTCATGACCAGTACATACTAAGAGTTTCCCCTGATTTGGAGTGGCACGCAGCCTGCCTAAAATGTGCCGAATGCAGTCAGTACCTGGATGAAACGTGCACTTGCTTCGTCCGGGAAGGCAAGACATATTGCAAAAGAGATTATGTAAG GTTGTTTGggataaaatgtgcaaaatgtaaCCTCGGCTTCAGCAGCAGCGACCTGGTGATGAGGGCTCGAGACAACGTGTACCATATCGAGTGCTTCAGGTGCTCGGTGTGCAGCACGCAGCTGCTGCCCGGCGACGAGTTCTCGCTGCGCGAGGAGGAGCTGCTCTGTCGGGCCGACCACAGCTTACTAATGGAGCGAGGTTCCGCGGGCAGTCCGTTAAGCCCCGGACATATTCACTCTAGCAGGCCCCTTCACATGGCAG CAGATCCAGTAACAGTCAGACAGCCACCGCATCGAAACCACGTCCACAAGCAATCTGAGAAGACCACTCGCGTGCGGACGGTGCTGAATGAGAAACAACTCCACACCCTACGGACTTGCTACAACGCCAATCCACGGCCGGATGCTCTAATGAAGGAACAGCTAGTTGAAATGACTGGTTTGAGTCCGAGGGTCATACGAGTTTGGTTCCAAAACAAACGGTGTAAAGACAAGAAGAAGTCTATCCTCATTAAGCAACTTCAGCAACAGCAACACAGTGATAAAACTGTAAGCATTTTT aATCTACAAGGACTCACAGGCACACCTCTTGTAGCAGGCAGCCCTATCAGACACgacagtgcagtgcagggtAACCCAGTGGAGGTGCAAACCTATCAGCCACCTTGGAAAGCACTGAGCGAGTTTGCCTTGCAGAGCGACCTGGAACAACCAGCCTTTCAGCAGTTG GTATCTTTTTCGGAATCTGGCTCCCTGGGTAATTCTTCTGGCAGCGACGTGACTTCTCTATCCTCGCAGCTCCCTGACACTCCTAACAGCATGGTACCGAGCCCCGTCGAGACGTGA
- the isl2a gene encoding insulin gene enhancer protein isl-2a isoform X4: MVDIIFNSSFLGDMGDHSKKKSGIAMCVGCGSQIHDQYILRVSPDLEWHAACLKCAECSQYLDETCTCFVREGKTYCKRDYVRLFGIKCAKCNLGFSSSDLVMRARDNVYHIECFRCSVCSTQLLPGDEFSLREEELLCRADHSLLMERGSAGSPLSPGHIHSSRPLHMADPVTVRQPPHRNHVHKQSEKTTRVRTVLNEKQLHTLRTCYNANPRPDALMKEQLVEMTGLSPRVIRVWFQNKRCKDKKKSILIKQLQQQQHSDKTNLQGLTGTPLVAGSPIRHDSAVQGNPVEVQTYQPPWKALSEFALQSDLEQPAFQQLVSFSESGSLGNSSGSDVTSLSSQLPDTPNSMVPSPVET, from the exons ATGGTGGATATTATTTTCAATTCTTCTTTCTTGGGTGATATGGGGGATCATTCCAAAA AGAAGTCTGGAATCGCTATGTGTGTAGGCTGTGGAAGTCAGATTCATGACCAGTACATACTAAGAGTTTCCCCTGATTTGGAGTGGCACGCAGCCTGCCTAAAATGTGCCGAATGCAGTCAGTACCTGGATGAAACGTGCACTTGCTTCGTCCGGGAAGGCAAGACATATTGCAAAAGAGATTATGTAAG GTTGTTTGggataaaatgtgcaaaatgtaaCCTCGGCTTCAGCAGCAGCGACCTGGTGATGAGGGCTCGAGACAACGTGTACCATATCGAGTGCTTCAGGTGCTCGGTGTGCAGCACGCAGCTGCTGCCCGGCGACGAGTTCTCGCTGCGCGAGGAGGAGCTGCTCTGTCGGGCCGACCACAGCTTACTAATGGAGCGAGGTTCCGCGGGCAGTCCGTTAAGCCCCGGACATATTCACTCTAGCAGGCCCCTTCACATGGCAG ATCCAGTAACAGTCAGACAGCCACCGCATCGAAACCACGTCCACAAGCAATCTGAGAAGACCACTCGCGTGCGGACGGTGCTGAATGAGAAACAACTCCACACCCTACGGACTTGCTACAACGCCAATCCACGGCCGGATGCTCTAATGAAGGAACAGCTAGTTGAAATGACTGGTTTGAGTCCGAGGGTCATACGAGTTTGGTTCCAAAACAAACGGTGTAAAGACAAGAAGAAGTCTATCCTCATTAAGCAACTTCAGCAACAGCAACACAGTGATAAAACT aATCTACAAGGACTCACAGGCACACCTCTTGTAGCAGGCAGCCCTATCAGACACgacagtgcagtgcagggtAACCCAGTGGAGGTGCAAACCTATCAGCCACCTTGGAAAGCACTGAGCGAGTTTGCCTTGCAGAGCGACCTGGAACAACCAGCCTTTCAGCAGTTG GTATCTTTTTCGGAATCTGGCTCCCTGGGTAATTCTTCTGGCAGCGACGTGACTTCTCTATCCTCGCAGCTCCCTGACACTCCTAACAGCATGGTACCGAGCCCCGTCGAGACGTGA